One Engraulis encrasicolus isolate BLACKSEA-1 chromosome 5, IST_EnEncr_1.0, whole genome shotgun sequence DNA segment encodes these proteins:
- the LOC134448905 gene encoding membrane-spanning 4-domains subfamily A member 4A-like isoform X3, with translation MLDYAQGNRIKPLLATMASTSVPYNTGGMVVVTHVYPQQGAQGSGLTQTGAAPAPSSRLQKFLKGEPSILGAVQIMIGIVIFLFGIVGAFHPTLSIYIGIPFWGATIYITAGSLTVRAYKKLGSCMVKASLGMNIISSITAGLAIILHSFDFIVPTYPYYRCRYGDYGDYDSYGCRSGHEALQARLWGTVGVMLVLSILQFILSICVSAFGCKATCTGETQPVMYITNQIPASLLTSPPSTDPLNTAEMPLLPPSVLAPAYDGNAESAEDLPPKYSLA, from the exons ATGCTAGACTATGCGCAGGGGAACCGAATTAAACCTCTTCTTG CGACCATGGCCTCCACCTCAGTCCCATACAACACTGGTGGCATGGTGGTAGTCACCCATGTGTACCCCCAGCAAGGAGCCCAAG GCAGTGGCTTAACCCAGACTGGAGCTGCTCCAGCACCCTCCTCTCGGCTTCAGAAGTTCCTGAAAGGGGAACCGTCTATCCTGGGC GCTGTCCAGATAATGATAGGAATTGTCATATTCCTGTTTGGCATCGTTGGTGCATTTCATCCAACTCTGTCCATTTACATCGGGATTCCCTTCTGGGGAGCCACAATT TACATCACAGCTGGGTCTCTCACGGTGAGGGCTTACAAGAAACTCGGCAGCTGTATG GTCAAAGCTTCCCTGGGGATGAACATCATCAGCTCCATAACTGCAGGTCTGGCCATCATTCTCCACAGCTTCGACTTCATTGTCCCAACCTACCCCTACTACCGCTGTCGCTATGGCGACTATGGCGACTATGACTCGTATGGCTGTCGTTCCGGCCACGAAGCACTGCAG GCTAGATTATGGGGAACGGTTGGCGTGATGCTGGTGCTGTCAATACTGCAGTTCATCCTCTCCATCTGTGTGTCGGCTTTTGGCTGCAAGGCCACCTGCACAGGTGAAACCCAG CCGGTCATGTACATTACCAACCAGATCCCTGCCTCTCTTCTGACCTCCCCACCATCTACTGACCCTCTCAACACAGCTGAG ATGCCACTTCTACCACCCAGTGTGCTGGCACCTGCCTATGACGGCAATGCTGAGAGTGCTGAAGACCTGCCGCCAAAGTACAGCCTTGCCTAG
- the LOC134448905 gene encoding membrane-spanning 4-domains subfamily A member 4A-like isoform X4: MASTSVPYNTGGMVVVTHVYPQQGAQGDGHVYLQQGAQGSGLTQTGAAPAPSSRLQKFLKGEPSILGAVQIMIGIVIFLFGIVGAFHPTLSIYIGIPFWGATIYITAGSLTVRAYKKLGSCMVKASLGMNIISSITAGLAIILHSFDFIVPTYPYYRCRYGDYGDYDSYGCRSGHEALQARLWGTVGVMLVLSILQFILSICVSAFGCKATCTGETQPVMYITNQIPASLLTSPPSTDPLNTAEMPLLPPSVLAPAYDGNAESAEDLPPKYSLA; the protein is encoded by the exons ATGGCCTCCACCTCAGTCCCATACAACACTGGTGGCATGGTGGTAGTCACCCATGTGTACCCCCAGCAAGGAGCCCAAGGCGATGGCCATGTGTATCTCCAGCAAGGAGCCCAAGGCAGTGGCTTAACCCAGACTGGAGCTGCTCCAGCACCCTCCTCTCGGCTTCAGAAGTTCCTGAAAGGGGAACCGTCTATCCTGGGC GCTGTCCAGATAATGATAGGAATTGTCATATTCCTGTTTGGCATCGTTGGTGCATTTCATCCAACTCTGTCCATTTACATCGGGATTCCCTTCTGGGGAGCCACAATT TACATCACAGCTGGGTCTCTCACGGTGAGGGCTTACAAGAAACTCGGCAGCTGTATG GTCAAAGCTTCCCTGGGGATGAACATCATCAGCTCCATAACTGCAGGTCTGGCCATCATTCTCCACAGCTTCGACTTCATTGTCCCAACCTACCCCTACTACCGCTGTCGCTATGGCGACTATGGCGACTATGACTCGTATGGCTGTCGTTCCGGCCACGAAGCACTGCAG GCTAGATTATGGGGAACGGTTGGCGTGATGCTGGTGCTGTCAATACTGCAGTTCATCCTCTCCATCTGTGTGTCGGCTTTTGGCTGCAAGGCCACCTGCACAGGTGAAACCCAG CCGGTCATGTACATTACCAACCAGATCCCTGCCTCTCTTCTGACCTCCCCACCATCTACTGACCCTCTCAACACAGCTGAG ATGCCACTTCTACCACCCAGTGTGCTGGCACCTGCCTATGACGGCAATGCTGAGAGTGCTGAAGACCTGCCGCCAAAGTACAGCCTTGCCTAG
- the LOC134448905 gene encoding membrane-spanning 4-domains subfamily A member 4A-like isoform X1, translating into MLDYAQGNRIKPLLATMASTSVPYNTGGMVVVTHVYPQQGAQGDGHVYLQQGAQGSGLTQTGAAPAPSSRLQKFLKGEPSILGAVQIMIGIVIFLFGIVGAFHPTLSIYIGIPFWGATIYITAGSLTVRAYKKLGSCMVKASLGMNIISSITAGLAIILHSFDFIVPTYPYYRCRYGDYGDYDSYGCRSGHEALQARLWGTVGVMLVLSILQFILSICVSAFGCKATCTGETQPVMYITNQIPASLLTSPPSTDPLNTAEMPLLPPSVLAPAYDGNAESAEDLPPKYSLA; encoded by the exons ATGCTAGACTATGCGCAGGGGAACCGAATTAAACCTCTTCTTG CGACCATGGCCTCCACCTCAGTCCCATACAACACTGGTGGCATGGTGGTAGTCACCCATGTGTACCCCCAGCAAGGAGCCCAAGGCGATGGCCATGTGTATCTCCAGCAAGGAGCCCAAGGCAGTGGCTTAACCCAGACTGGAGCTGCTCCAGCACCCTCCTCTCGGCTTCAGAAGTTCCTGAAAGGGGAACCGTCTATCCTGGGC GCTGTCCAGATAATGATAGGAATTGTCATATTCCTGTTTGGCATCGTTGGTGCATTTCATCCAACTCTGTCCATTTACATCGGGATTCCCTTCTGGGGAGCCACAATT TACATCACAGCTGGGTCTCTCACGGTGAGGGCTTACAAGAAACTCGGCAGCTGTATG GTCAAAGCTTCCCTGGGGATGAACATCATCAGCTCCATAACTGCAGGTCTGGCCATCATTCTCCACAGCTTCGACTTCATTGTCCCAACCTACCCCTACTACCGCTGTCGCTATGGCGACTATGGCGACTATGACTCGTATGGCTGTCGTTCCGGCCACGAAGCACTGCAG GCTAGATTATGGGGAACGGTTGGCGTGATGCTGGTGCTGTCAATACTGCAGTTCATCCTCTCCATCTGTGTGTCGGCTTTTGGCTGCAAGGCCACCTGCACAGGTGAAACCCAG CCGGTCATGTACATTACCAACCAGATCCCTGCCTCTCTTCTGACCTCCCCACCATCTACTGACCCTCTCAACACAGCTGAG ATGCCACTTCTACCACCCAGTGTGCTGGCACCTGCCTATGACGGCAATGCTGAGAGTGCTGAAGACCTGCCGCCAAAGTACAGCCTTGCCTAG
- the LOC134448905 gene encoding membrane-spanning 4-domains subfamily A member 4A-like isoform X2, producing MGTSEFLVGYTLFLNHLWKTDVNKSSATMATTSAPYNSGGMVVVTHVYPQQGGQGDGLPQTGAAPAPSSRLQKFLKGEPSILGTVQIMTGIVILLFGIVGTFDMMPSTYTGISYWGALMYITAGSLTIRADKTRSSCMVKASLGMNVVSFVAAALAIIIYSFELILPFPYENNNNGNPYSIRVKGSVGVMLVLSVLQFIVSIYLFAFACRATCSHETQPIVCIDNQYPASLLTVAPSSAPLNTSEMAPLPSCVPTATHSAIGEDSSTGEAGILPPKYTPTP from the exons ATGGGGACGTCCGAGTTTCTTGTAGGCTACACTCTATTTCTAAACCATTTGTGGAAGACCGACGTCAATAAAT CATCAGCGACCATGGCCACCACCTCAGCTCCATACAACTCTGGTGGCATGGTGGTAGTCACCCATGTGTACCCCCAGCAAGGAGGCCAAGGCGATGGCTTACCCCAGACTGGAGCTGCTCCAGCACCCTCCTCTCGGCTTCAGAAGTTCCTGAAAGGGGAACCGTCTATCCTGGGC ACTGTCCAGATAATGACGGGAATAGTCATATTGCTGTTTGGCATCGTGGGTACATTTGATATGATGCCGTCCACTTACACTGGCATCTCGTACTGGGGAGCCTTAATG taCATTACAGCTGGTTCTCTGACCATAAGAGCTGATAAGACACGGAGCAGTTGCATG GTCAAAGCTTCCCTGGGGATGAACGTCGTCAGCTTTGTAGCAGCAGCACTGGCCATCATCATCTACAGTTTTGAGCTAATCCTCCCATTCCcgtatgaaaacaacaacaacggcaACCCCTATTCA ATCAGAGTGAAGGGATCGGTCGGCGTGATGCTGGTGCTCTCAGTGCTGCAGTTCATTGTCTCCATCTACCTGTTTGCTTTCGCCTGCAGAGCCACCTGCTCACATGAAACTCAG CCGATCGTGTGCATTGATAACCAGTACCCCGCTTCCCTTCTGACGGTCGCGCCATCTTCCGCTCCACTCAACACATCTGAG ATGGCACCTCTCCCGTCCTGTGTGCCGACTGCTACTCACAGTGCCATTGGTGAGGACAGCAGCACTGGTGAAGCTGGAATACTGCCCCCAAAGTACACCCCTACCCCATAA
- the LOC134448905 gene encoding membrane-spanning 4-domains subfamily A member 4A-like isoform X5 yields the protein MATTSAPYNSGGMVVVTHVYPQQGGQGDGLPQTGAAPAPSSRLQKFLKGEPSILGTVQIMTGIVILLFGIVGTFDMMPSTYTGISYWGALMYITAGSLTIRADKTRSSCMVKASLGMNVVSFVAAALAIIIYSFELILPFPYENNNNGNPYSIRVKGSVGVMLVLSVLQFIVSIYLFAFACRATCSHETQPIVCIDNQYPASLLTVAPSSAPLNTSEMAPLPSCVPTATHSAIGEDSSTGEAGILPPKYTPTP from the exons ATGGCCACCACCTCAGCTCCATACAACTCTGGTGGCATGGTGGTAGTCACCCATGTGTACCCCCAGCAAGGAGGCCAAGGCGATGGCTTACCCCAGACTGGAGCTGCTCCAGCACCCTCCTCTCGGCTTCAGAAGTTCCTGAAAGGGGAACCGTCTATCCTGGGC ACTGTCCAGATAATGACGGGAATAGTCATATTGCTGTTTGGCATCGTGGGTACATTTGATATGATGCCGTCCACTTACACTGGCATCTCGTACTGGGGAGCCTTAATG taCATTACAGCTGGTTCTCTGACCATAAGAGCTGATAAGACACGGAGCAGTTGCATG GTCAAAGCTTCCCTGGGGATGAACGTCGTCAGCTTTGTAGCAGCAGCACTGGCCATCATCATCTACAGTTTTGAGCTAATCCTCCCATTCCcgtatgaaaacaacaacaacggcaACCCCTATTCA ATCAGAGTGAAGGGATCGGTCGGCGTGATGCTGGTGCTCTCAGTGCTGCAGTTCATTGTCTCCATCTACCTGTTTGCTTTCGCCTGCAGAGCCACCTGCTCACATGAAACTCAG CCGATCGTGTGCATTGATAACCAGTACCCCGCTTCCCTTCTGACGGTCGCGCCATCTTCCGCTCCACTCAACACATCTGAG ATGGCACCTCTCCCGTCCTGTGTGCCGACTGCTACTCACAGTGCCATTGGTGAGGACAGCAGCACTGGTGAAGCTGGAATACTGCCCCCAAAGTACACCCCTACCCCATAA